Below is a window of Falco peregrinus isolate bFalPer1 chromosome 3, bFalPer1.pri, whole genome shotgun sequence DNA.
TTGAATCCAAAAAAGCTCTGAAAGCTCAAATTGTAATGATTAGTACATTGCTGATTTTATAGTTAGGTGTCCAGCTGGGTTTGATAAGcgtgtatctttttttttttcatattttcagtactattaaaaaaaaaaaaaaaaacaaaacacaaaaaaaaaaaaaccacacaaactaaaaaacccaaaccccaacaacacaaaaccagctTCATCTGCTGGTACATTTCCATTGGACAGCTTCATTCTCAGACAGCTGTAGAAGTGCTAGGTGGCCTTTCTTGGTGAAGTTAGTGTAAGATAAGTAGTCCTGATGTGAAAACATTTCATGATAAAAGTActgtgtggggggggggtttgcCTGAAATTCGCATATATAGAAGGAAATGTTCAATATAGAATGTctaaggggggtggggtggggggtgtttattaaaatgcaaacaaatttaTTCTGTACTTTGCAAATGggtgaaatatttttgccaatgtttgctgctgcttcttagGGACACAGCAGGTCAGGAGAGATTCAACAGCATTACCTCAGCTTATTACAGAAGTGCCAAGGGAATTATTTTGGTGTATGATATCAccaagaaagaaacatttgacGATTTACCAAAATGGATGAAAATGATTGATAAGGTAAGCcttaagtatttcctttttacatgtttttttaagaagggagggtttttttcctcaaaggtACTGTGTAATACTTGTAATGGCAGTGATATAGTATTATTAATATAATACCAACTAATTTTAACTGAATTCTTTTCGCCAGAATTTAACATGAATGTGGTTTTGTTGTAAAGTGGTTGTCCATTCCTGCTTCCTTGAACTAGGATTGTCCCAGTTAGAAGTGTCAGTGGAAATCTGTAACATTACTCATTTACCTGTGCACTGCGAGGGTAGGGaagttttatttcctctctgGGAAGTAAGGTCATTACGTTCATTCTTAGGTAAACTAGAACAGCTAGTTCTCAAGCCATGTTTTAAACgtggaatttaaaaaattaagttgaaaatttttgaaataatgctTGGGAAGTACATTTACATATAAACTGTGTAGATGTGGTTCCTTATTTAGTAGAGGGATTACccttttttaatattgtgtTTGCATTACAAAATCTTAGGTTTCTAGGTttagttaattaaaaatgttttaattgtagTATGCTTCCGAAGATGCAGAGCTTCTATTAGTTGGAAATAAACTGGACTGTGAAGTTGATCGAGAGATTACTCgacagcagggagaaaaggtAAGAACAGATCTAACCAAATTCTTAGTTACTGTTAGAAGCAAAACTGCTGTGTCTTTGCTGCTGATGGTCCATGGCTACTCTTGTTCAGACTGTTAGATCTAAGGAGCATATTGAGAATGGTGCTGTTCTGTCAAAATCCATATGGTATTTACTTTTACAGAATGTGCAATTATATGCATTCCTGCTGGAGCAGTATGTCTTTGATGTAAACAAAGAGTAAACTATAAATTTGCTTACCCTTTAAACATACTTTTTGGGGGGCTCTGAAAGAGGATGTAGTGAAGACTTGAATCACAAATGGAGATACCTCTACTCGGGACATCTTCGTGAGCCTTCTTCCAGATGTTTGCTTTTCGGTAGTATTTTAGGACAGGCAACAGCCCTGCTTGATTACTTAGCTCACCTATGTTTTCAagtttcttttgttctcttccaACTTCAAAAGTGGTAAGTAACCTGACAAGAGACTATGTTTTAGCATAACACTCATAGCTCCATCTTGACTAGGACACTGTCAGTATGGTCATacacattttccttcagctACCTGTCACATGTTTGGAAGTGAAGCATTTTGTGTTAGAGAGGCAAGACTAATTCTTACATCTGTACTtctcttttttgcattttaataataaGGTTAAGATTAACTCTTCTGAAAAGTTCTTACTTTTTGGCAATCTGCAGCAATCCACGTCAACTGGAGACAGGAATTTCTCAGGTTTAAGTCTGGAAAAATGCAGCACACTTCCAGTAAACcaattttaagtgaaaattaGCTGTATGTGGCAACATACACTGTACTGTTGAGATTCAGGATTATTAACTGAATTATACGTCAGTCACAGATTTGGGGGAagttgtgggttggttttttttgaaggttTTGTGAATGTATCGTTGCTGTTTGTGCGTATCTTCATgtagatattttattttctcttctgtcagTTTGCACAGCAAATAACTGGGATGCGGTTCTGTGAAGCAAGTGCCAAGGATAATTTTAATGTggatgaaatatttctaaaacttGTTGATGACATtctgaaaaaggtaaaatattcAGGTGGTAGTTCCACTGACAACGTAAATGGCCAGTGTTTAAATAATTGACTGCAAGTACTTGTTGGGTGCGTGCACAGTCAGGTGAGATTTTTAGTGAATATAAAGTGGGCATGATGTAGTTCACAGACTCTGGTAGACACTTCTGTTAATAAATACTGCTGTTGAATCTGGTAAACATCTGCTCCTATATGCTGTACTTCCTCTTTCCTATAACTTTATATCAGCAGCTGACTGTACATTTGCCTGCTTTCATTTGTGGGCAGTTCTGTTGTGATTTGTAATTGGTTTAGGAAGTGGCTTTATTTCAACAATGTCTTATAACTTTTTTCTGAGAGAAATTCTTAACACGACTTACTCAAATGTAGTTCATGAATACAAACCGCAAGATCCTTCAGTTGAGGCTTTGGCTGACAGTGAACTCTTGAAATGAGCTCTTTGTGCCGAGTTCTATGCAGATAACTGTTTACaggtgattttttcttttctttaagatgCCACTGGATGTTATAAGAAATGAGTTGTCCAACAGTATCCTGTCCCTGCAACCAG
It encodes the following:
- the RAB12 gene encoding LOW QUALITY PROTEIN: ras-related protein Rab-12 (The sequence of the model RefSeq protein was modified relative to this genomic sequence to represent the inferred CDS: deleted 1 base in 1 codon), which produces MEPGSGLPQRRVGGGGLDLGAGSAGGSPALSGGQSRRRKQPPRPADFKLQVIIIGSRGVGKTSLMERFTDDTFCEACKSTVGVDFKIKTVELRGKKIRLQIWDTAGQERFNSITSAYYRSAKGIILVYDITKKETFDDLPKWMKMIDKYASEDAELLLVGNKLDCEVDREITRQQGEKFAQQITGMRFCEASAKDNFNVDEIFLKLVDDILKKMPLDVIRNELSNSILSLQPEPEIPPELPPPRPHVRCC